GCAAGGTCTATAATGTTTATTGCTCCGGTATTTTTATTTTCAGGTTGAGAAAGCGGATCGTTTAAATCTCGCATGTAAACATTCATCCATGGTGGACAAAAAAATATGCCATCAGATTTTGAGTAGGCTTGGCTAAGTAGCTCTGTCATTCCATATTCGCTATGTATTGCGGCTACACCAAAAGACTTTTTCAAAATAGAATGCACCTCTTTTCTAAGCATTTCTTTGCGTTTTCCTTTCATGCCGCCAGTTTCCATGACAATTAATTCAGGAAAATTAATTTGAAAATTTTCAGCAAAATCTAATAGTGCATAGCTAACACCTATTAAAATGGTTTTTTGTTTTTTTTCTTTTAACAATGTTAGCGTGTTAAAAAGATTTTCATGTTCATATAAATAAAAGCCAGAATGCTGATTGTTGCTTCTTTTTATCCATTCGCTTACCATGTAAACCAATGATGAATTTGGGCGTTCAAGGTATCCGGGAAGAAGAGCCAATATTGCATATTCGGAAATATCTCCATAAAAATGAGAAAATCCGTTCATAAAAGAATTTATATAAATTTCCTGATTTACAATGTAGTGTTTCCCTGTTTCTTCCTTTGTTGTGCCGCTAGTTTCAAAAATTATTTGATGTTCGTATCCTGTTGGTACAATTTTGTTGTATCTAAATAAATTAACAGGCAAACATGGAATTTGGAAAATGTTGGAAGTGTTTTCAGGGCTTATATTCAGAGTTTTACAAAAGGAATTATACGTTTTATTATTATCGTAATGCCATGCAAACAGTTCGATTGCAATAGCTTCTAAGTCAGTGCTATTTTTAATTGTAAATATTTTTGAGCTTAAATTTTCTAAGTATGTCATATTTTTTTATAATTTAGTAAAATAATTTACTTAAGCCTTGAAAACAAAATTACACATTATATTTTTATTTTTTATCCTGAATTTCATTCTTTTTGGATGCATTGAAAACAGGGAATATCCAATAGAGCCAAAAATTACATATAAAAGTTTTGCCTCGATGCAAGATGCTTCCGGAAAAGACAGCCTTGGATTTTTAACGATTGAATTCACTGATGGAGACGGAGATATAGGACTTTCGCAAGCTGACACATTCCCGCCTTATAATATTGGAAGCGAATTTTATTATAATTTTTTCATTACATTTTTTGAAAAGAAAGACGGCAAATTTGTTAAAATAGAGCAACCATACAATAGCCGCATTCCAGATGTTAATCCTGAAAAAATTGATAAGGATTTAGCTGGAGATATAACAATTGAAATAGATTTGAAAATATTATCTCTTGTTATAACGCAAAAGACAATAAAAATGAGTGCTTTTATGTATGATAGGGCGCTAAATAAAAGCAACGAAATAGAAACACCAGAAATAAATATAAATTTGTAGATATTGTTTTTATACCGCAGATTTTAATTTGTATTTTTGTAAAAAATATTTCACAATGGATTCTAATTTATTTTCTATATCTCCAGTAGATGGACGCTATTTCGATAAAACACAAGCTTTACAAAAATATTTTTCAGAATACGCTCTTATAAAATATCGTGTTTTTGTTGAAATAGAATATTTTATCGCATTAAAAAATCTCGGATTGCCGATGTTAAAAGATATTCCTGAGAAAAAAATAACATCGTTAAAAGAAATAGAAAACACATTTAGCCTTGAAGATGTAAAGAAAATAAAAGACATAGAAAAAATCACGAACCACGATGTAAAGGCTGTGGAGTATTTTTTGAGGGAAAAATTTGATGAGATAAAATTAGGCGAATACAAGGAATTTATACATTTTGGACTGACATCGCAGGATATTAACAACACAGCTTTTCCAATAATGTTGCGAGAAGCGTTAAGCAATGTGATAATTCCTGAAATTGAAAATTTTCTTCAAAGTTTAAAAGAGCAAATAAAATCGTGGAGCAAAATACCGATGCTTGCAAGAACGCATGGGCAGCCAGCTTCTCCCACTATGCTTGGAAAAGAAATGGCTGTTTTTGAAGAAAGAATCGAAAATCAGTTGGCGCTACTTAAAAAAATTCCTGCTAGCGGGAAATTTGGCGGAGCAACAGGAAATTTCAATGCTCATGTTGTTGCTTTTCCTAAAATAAATTGGATAAAATTTGCCAATGATTTTTTAAAAAACGAGCTTGGGCTTATTCGTCAACAAACAACTACCCAAATTGAGCATTATGATGTAATGGCAGACACCTTTAATGTTTTGTCTGCAATCAACACAATTTTCATTGATTATGCCAGAGATATTTGGATGTATGTCATGCTAGAATATTTTAAGCAAAAAGTAAAAAAAGACGAAGTTGGTTCTTCTGCAATGCCACATAAAGTAAATCCTATAGATTTTGAAAACGCAGAAGGCAACTTAGGTATAGCAAATTCATTACTTCGCCATTTCTCTGAAAAGCTGCCCATCTCTCGTTTACAAAGAGATTTGTCTGACTCTACTGTAATTAGAAATATCGGTGTTCCTCTGGCGCACATGCTTATAGCTATAAAATCTTTGCAAAAAGGTATGGATAAACTGTTGATAAATGTTGACAAAATAAACTCTGACCTAAATGCAAACTGGGCGGTTCTTGCTGAAGCAATTCAAACAATTTTAAGAAGAGAAAATTATCCCGATCCATATAATGCGTTAAAGTCTTTAACAAGAGGAAATGCAACTATTACAAAAGAAATTCTTCACGAATTTATAGAGACATTAAATATTAATGAAGCTGTAAAAAAAGAATTAAAAAACTTAACGCCTGAAAATTATACAGGGATTCACATATAGCTTAATCCTTGGTTTTATATACACAAGCAAAATTGTAAAAATAAAAGCAAAAAAAAAGACTGTCCAAATAGACAGTCTTTTTTTATATTTTAAAAGCTAAATTACTTTACTATATTTTGGAAATCAGTTGCATTGAAGAATTTGAAGAATTCGCGGTCTTCTTTAGCTTGTTTTTTATAGTCTGGTTCAGCATCAATAGCTTTTTTCAAGTTGTCATACATCATACTTGTGTTGTTAGTGCGAGCACCAATAACTGCTAATAAATAATAAGGAGCACCATTATCAAGTTTGCAGCAATTTAAGTTGTTAGTTGCATTTGTATAATCTTGTTTTAATGTTTGAGCTAAAGCAACATTATATTTGCAAGTTGTGCTTCCAAATAAATTTAAAGCAGCATCATAATCACCTTCGCGTATTTTTAGAATACCTAAGTTGTAATTTGAGTTATATCCTGCACTTTGAGCTGCTTCAAAATGTGTTTTTGCTGTTTCAAAATCTTTGTCCCAAGAAGCAACAACGCCCATGTTATTTAGAACTTCAGGATTGTTTGGAGAAAGAGCATTTGCTTTTTCAATGTATGGTT
The DNA window shown above is from Bacteroidales bacterium and carries:
- a CDS encoding acyl transferase, translating into MTYLENLSSKIFTIKNSTDLEAIAIELFAWHYDNNKTYNSFCKTLNISPENTSNIFQIPCLPVNLFRYNKIVPTGYEHQIIFETSGTTKEETGKHYIVNQEIYINSFMNGFSHFYGDISEYAILALLPGYLERPNSSLVYMVSEWIKRSNNQHSGFYLYEHENLFNTLTLLKEKKQKTILIGVSYALLDFAENFQINFPELIVMETGGMKGKRKEMLRKEVHSILKKSFGVAAIHSEYGMTELLSQAYSKSDGIFFCPPWMNVYMRDLNDPLSQPENKNTGAINIIDLANIYSCPFIATEDVGVLFSDFSFEILGRMDYSAIRGCNTMIE
- the purB gene encoding adenylosuccinate lyase yields the protein MDSNLFSISPVDGRYFDKTQALQKYFSEYALIKYRVFVEIEYFIALKNLGLPMLKDIPEKKITSLKEIENTFSLEDVKKIKDIEKITNHDVKAVEYFLREKFDEIKLGEYKEFIHFGLTSQDINNTAFPIMLREALSNVIIPEIENFLQSLKEQIKSWSKIPMLARTHGQPASPTMLGKEMAVFEERIENQLALLKKIPASGKFGGATGNFNAHVVAFPKINWIKFANDFLKNELGLIRQQTTTQIEHYDVMADTFNVLSAINTIFIDYARDIWMYVMLEYFKQKVKKDEVGSSAMPHKVNPIDFENAEGNLGIANSLLRHFSEKLPISRLQRDLSDSTVIRNIGVPLAHMLIAIKSLQKGMDKLLINVDKINSDLNANWAVLAEAIQTILRRENYPDPYNALKSLTRGNATITKEILHEFIETLNINEAVKKELKNLTPENYTGIHI